The window CGCAGCAACGGTACTTCAAACCAGCGCGACAAAATTACAATCTGGGGAAGAATTATCGGAAGCTGATCAGAAGAAAACCCGAATTGTCTCTAAAACTGTTTTGAAATAACTCACTCCTTTCCCCAAATTGGGCTATCGGTGTAAGAATATGCCGATAGCACAGCTTGAATGGGTTCTCTCATCAGAAATTCTCAACCTTGAACTTATAAAAATAGTAGCGCAACTTCAGGTAATCCGATGAAACTCAGTTTACAAGCAATTCTTAACGATCCCAACTTCGATGTCTCCCAGGCTACCAGTCAACGTCAATTGGCGATCTCCATTTCGGCTTTTCCTTCTCAAAGCGATGTCGATGTCCCTTTGAATTTGTGCCTAATTTTAGATTATAGCGGTTCTATGACGGGTAAACCCATAAAAACCGTTAAACAGGCAGCAATTGAGTTAGTGGATCGATTAAAACCTGGCGATCGCATTTCAATTATCGCCTTTAATGATCGCGCTAAAGTTTTAATTCCTAATCAAGATATTACGGATTTGGAAAATATTAAACGGAAAATTAATGCCTTAAAAGCAAACTGGTGGGGGGGTACGGTCATTGGTGAAGGGCTAAAATTAGGCATTGAAGAATTAGGAAAAGGCAAACAGGAACGAATTTCTCAAGGGTTTTTATTAACCGATGGCGAAAATAATGAACACGGAGACAATGATCGTTGTTTAAAATTAGCCAAACTCGCCGCTAGTTATAACTTAACGATTAATACTTTGGGGTTTGGTAAAAATTGGAACTCTGATGTTTTAGAAAAAATTGCCGATGCTGCCGGGGGAACTTTAGCTTATATTGAATATCCCGAACAAGCGTTGGATCAATTCAGCCGTTTGTTCAATAAAATGCAGTCTGTGGGCTTAACTAATTCCTATTTATTATTGGATTTAATGCCAAATGTCCGGTTAGCTGAACTCAAACCGATCTCCCAAGTTGCTCCTGATACGATTGAATTACCGATCCAAAAAGAAGGGGATAAATGGATTGTCCGTTTAGGGGATGTGATGAAAGATATCGATCGGGTGGTCTTAGCTAATTTATATTTTGGCAAATTTTCTGAAGGAAAACAAGCGATCGCCCATGTTCAAGTCCGCTATGATGATCCTTCCTTAAATTTAAAAAATTTATATTCAGATTTGGTGATTGTGGAAGGTAATTTTGTCAATTCCTATCA of the Planktothrix serta PCC 8927 genome contains:
- a CDS encoding vWA domain-containing protein, whose translation is MKLSLQAILNDPNFDVSQATSQRQLAISISAFPSQSDVDVPLNLCLILDYSGSMTGKPIKTVKQAAIELVDRLKPGDRISIIAFNDRAKVLIPNQDITDLENIKRKINALKANWWGGTVIGEGLKLGIEELGKGKQERISQGFLLTDGENNEHGDNDRCLKLAKLAASYNLTINTLGFGKNWNSDVLEKIADAAGGTLAYIEYPEQALDQFSRLFNKMQSVGLTNSYLLLDLMPNVRLAELKPISQVAPDTIELPIQKEGDKWIVRLGDVMKDIDRVVLANLYFGKFSEGKQAIAHVQVRYDDPSLNLKNLYSDLVIVEGNFVNSYQPKSDPFVQQQILALAKYRQTQIAETKLQQGDRAGAATMLQTAAKTALQMGDKNAATVLQTSATKLQSGEELSEADQK